In Helianthus annuus cultivar XRQ/B chromosome 9, HanXRQr2.0-SUNRISE, whole genome shotgun sequence, the following are encoded in one genomic region:
- the LOC110875380 gene encoding uncharacterized protein LOC110875380: MTDTNENEATQPEQLKTMISEEVGKAMQASIPYLAQEVESHVLEVVETMMASKMDELKGMIGEMQGRKGTRKCTYKEFMACNPLPFKGEIDPIACQRWIASTEAVFVRSHCEKEDQVMFATGLLQYQAKDWWDAYSKEIGEDKVQDLTWQEFKEPFLKYHCPQSAIDRIQEDFLHLRQKDETIDEITNTFLDKLKFCKDIAGTERMKINRYHDRDIELRRQAERGEKRVSENVSSSSPSKKPKFQDQSKKDKAKGSIPKCKTCGKLHTGECLKGKKGCYNCGQEGHPYYRCPNPSRTCYNCFQPGHIKAECPKLQQKTDKEARKEEAPRAKGRMFQIMTEEAQDLPNVVSGIFSLNLMPTYVLFDTGASRSFISSE, translated from the exons ATGACGGATACGAATGAGAATGAAGCAACACAACCAGAACAACTAAAAACTATGATTTCAGAAGAAGTTGGAAAGGCAATGCAGGCAAGTATCCCCTATTTAGCCCAAGAAGTGGAAAGTCATGTGTTGGAAGTGGTGGAAACGATGATGGCGAGTAAGATGGACGAGTTGAAGGGAATGATCGGAGAAATGCAAGGAAGGAAAGGAACTCGCAaatgcacttacaaagaatttatgGCGTGCAACCCTTTACCTTTTAAAGGAGAAATTGATCCTATAGCATGTCAAAGGTGGATCGCAAGTACTGAGGCAGTGTTCGTGAGGAGTCATTGTGAaaaagaggatcaagtgatgtttgCCACCGGGTTGTTACAATACCAAGCTAAAGACTGGTGGGATGCTTATAGTAAAGAGATTGGGGAAGACAAAGTTCAAGACTTGACGTGGCAGGAGTTCAAGGAACCATTTCTAAAATACCATTGCCCGCAATCTGCCATTGACAGAATCCAAGAAGATTTCCTACATCTTCGACAGAAAGACGAAACCATTGATGAAATCACCAACACTTTTCTCGACAAACTGAAGTTCTGTAAAGACATAGCGGGAACGGAAAGAATGAAGATAAACCGCTATCATG ATAGGGATATCGAATTAAGAAGACAGGCAGAAAGAGGCGAGAAGAGAGTGTCTGAGAATGTTTCCAGCTCGAGCCCATCAAAGAAACCGAAATTTCAAGATCAGAGCAAGAAGGATAAGGCGAAGGGTAGCATTCCGAAATGCAAAACGTGCGGAAAGTTGCACACGGGGGAGTGTTTGAAAGGGAAGAAGGGCTGTTACAATTGTGGTCAAGAGGGACATCCATACTATAGGTGTCCTAATCCTTCCAGAACGTGCTACAACTGTTTCCAACCGGGTCATATTAAGGCTGAGTGTCCCAAGCTTCAACAGAAAACCGATAAGGAAGCAAGAAAGGAGGAAGCCCCAAGAGCTAAGGGGAGGATGTTTCAGATCATGACTGAAGAGGCACAGGACCTCCCGAATGTTGTAtcaggtatattctcattgaacTTGATGCCTACAtacgtgttatttgatactggagccagTAGATCGTTTATATCAAGCGAATAA